TGTAGTGGACTTATAGCACTTGCAAACTGCTCCCACTCCGTCCCAACGTTTGTAGCATGAACTTCTTCAATTGCTGATTCAGGCTCAAGAGATTCAATAGGATTAATGCCTTCTTTTACTGGCTTGGGTTCCTCAGTAATGACTTCGGCCTCGCTATCCTCAAGTTCGTCCATCTCATTCATATCCTCAACCGTAAGCATGGTTCGGACAATCTCGGAATCACTCTGCAGACGTTCTAGCTTCTCACGATCAATAACCACTGCCGGACCCTTGTCTTCCTGTTTCTCTTTCTCAAACTCCCGCTTCAGGAAACGAGTGATTAGGTTGTCCATATCGGCATCTACGTTAACCCCTTTGAGTCGACCTCGATATCCCAGCAGTTCCCGTAGTTTATTCTCAGTCAAACGGAACAGCCTTGTAATCAAACTACGAAGCGGTGGAGATTTACTGATACGCACAACTGGTATAAGTACAGAATAGCCATATAGCGAAATATCATATACGGCACTTCGGAATAAATAACGCTCCCGCATCACAGATGGTCCTGGTGGGAACATTTCGACCAAATTTGAGCCATGTCTCCGGGTGACATAAGCGTTGATTAATGCCACTACCTGCGGGATGTATTGTTCGAGGGCATCTTTACCTTCTCCCATGTAGAACTTGGATTTACTAATATCGTAGTCCGACATTGCTGTTAATACCGTAAAGGTTAGCTGATCAGGAGCTATAGTAAGACATCGCATTAACTCTAGTTCTGCCAGATCTCCAGCAAGGCCACGTGAACGAGCAACGATTAGTGAAAGAGGCACATCCAAATGATGAACAAACGAGAAGTCCGCGATCCAACCACCTAAATATTGATCCAGACGTTTGTAACTCTCTCGATAAGCTTCCCAGATTTGACTGAGCTGCCTATAGCCATCATAAGGATCTTCCCAGCCTACACCATTAATAAGCTCATATACGTGCAGAAAAATATATGAAAGATCCGCCTTCGGATATCTACCATGTCTAACTTCATTACGCCAATAAAAATACCATCTACTTTGTGTGCCTGTCATATGGCCATAGGTAGGCCAGTAGCTCTTAAAAGGAACAAATAGCGCTGAATCCTCGGTTTTGTGTTCCAATTCCTTCGCTCTAGTTACGAACTGTCCTTCGGTTGTTGTCACAGGCTCCGGTGTTTCCGTCTCCGAATCCCAAAGCTGTAACTGTAAAGAAGGTTCAGTGGACGCCTTAGGCTTTCCTATACTCGCAGATGATGACTTGGGTAGCTCAGGTTCAGGGGAATTTCGCGGGGGAATAGGAATATTTGCTTCCGTGCTTTCCCAGACTAATTCCGTGAAATGAGGCTGCTTACTATCCTTACTCATGTTCGATCGCTCCGTTCTTATAAAAGAAGGACTAATGTAAAAAAACGGTCCTGTTCACAACTGTGAAGGAACCGTTTTGTTCTTAATAAATTTTAGCATTGTTAATAGATTAACATCAAGTATGTAATGAAGAATTATCCTTTACAGAAGCTCCGTTCCTTTTGTCTCTTTTCCTAGGAAGAGCACCGCTAACGCACCGATAATAATCGTTACAAAAAATAACATGAAAATGGAACCAATCGCCATCGATTTACCCACCAGCACCCCTACTAACAAAGGAGCAATGATACCACCAATCCGGCCAAAGGAGGTCGCTAAACCTGCGCCTGTAGAACGTATAGATGTCGGGTACAGCTCTGGTGTATAAGCGTACATTCCACCCCAAGCTCCGAGATTAAAGAACGATAAACAAATCCCAGCAGCCATCAGCATGCCTTCCGTAGTCGCATTACCGAACCAAGCAGCACTAACCGCAGTGAACAGCATATAGATGACTAGGACAAACTTACGTC
The window above is part of the Paenibacillus sp. FSL K6-0276 genome. Proteins encoded here:
- a CDS encoding TerB N-terminal domain-containing protein: MSKDSKQPHFTELVWESTEANIPIPPRNSPEPELPKSSSASIGKPKASTEPSLQLQLWDSETETPEPVTTTEGQFVTRAKELEHKTEDSALFVPFKSYWPTYGHMTGTQSRWYFYWRNEVRHGRYPKADLSYIFLHVYELINGVGWEDPYDGYRQLSQIWEAYRESYKRLDQYLGGWIADFSFVHHLDVPLSLIVARSRGLAGDLAELELMRCLTIAPDQLTFTVLTAMSDYDISKSKFYMGEGKDALEQYIPQVVALINAYVTRRHGSNLVEMFPPGPSVMRERYLFRSAVYDISLYGYSVLIPVVRISKSPPLRSLITRLFRLTENKLRELLGYRGRLKGVNVDADMDNLITRFLKREFEKEKQEDKGPAVVIDREKLERLQSDSEIVRTMLTVEDMNEMDELEDSEAEVITEEPKPVKEGINPIESLEPESAIEEVHATNVGTEWEQFASAISPLQRGALLALLKEDGRQALQKLAAANGTMSELLIDEINEIAMDILGDLIIDGEEIAEEYTTNLLNI